From the genome of Anabrus simplex isolate iqAnaSimp1 chromosome X, ASM4041472v1, whole genome shotgun sequence, one region includes:
- the LOC137503330 gene encoding serine/threonine-protein phosphatase 6 regulatory ankyrin repeat subunit B-like has product MKTTRCEQCAALYGSLEEHVDVRELQLREPTRVMQELERSFKERETNMRMWEEVLKERETVIEQREKALEKKVKEVEKASKGRNEMAVETLCEIREKIVELRELSCAKREALSRQREVEWRDREEGPRWRELLSHYDPGHVILEHTLSWAAEEGYINVVNFILARNPCVDWKRTALNHAADRGQLHVVKALVQEEKNQGREDCLSFGRCDIDVNIGTHSRGLPALLLSAKQGHVEVVMYLLEEGGMGSELVPSAEWGQLDIVKYLVEEVGMSVDVLGRALLPAARWGHLNTVKSLTNLNYIRLNVKSRNGDTALHMAARWGHLEVVKHLTALDHTSLNLMNSDGHTPLHLAIRAGHLQVVKHLTTLDHNSLNVQTYAGNTPLHLAVINGDLEVVKYLTNLDHSSLIAKTSDGETPLHVAAWKGHLQVVEHLTTLDHTSLNVKDIGGYTPLHWAARYGHLKIVKHLTTLHQTSLNLKDSYGHTPLHVAAQRGHLEVVKHLRNLDQASLSFKSLGDYTPLHWAARNGHLKVVKYLTTLGNNLLNTKTSLGYTPLHLAVMESHLEIVKYLVTVDPTLLNVKTTVGYTPLHLAVRGSHLDVVKHLTTLHPTILNVTTTDGRTPLHFAAWRGHLDVVQHLITLDPTLLKVQDKFGRTPLHDATANGHLNVVQRLATLDPTLLKVQDECCRTPLHLAAIRGHLEIVKPLAALDPTLLKVQHEYGRTPLHGAAENGHLDVVQHLTALDPTILNITLSDGCTPLYGAAKNGHLDVVQHLTALDPTILNITLSDGCTPIHGAAKNGHFDVVQHLTALDPTILKVQDKIGRTPLHDAAKNGHLDVVQHLTALDPTILKVQNKFGQTPLHYAAENGHLDVVQHLSTLDPTILKVQDKHSQTPLHYAAENGHLDVVQHLTALDPTILKVQDKIGRTPLHDAAKNGHLDVVQHLTALDPTILKVQNKFGRTPLHEAAENGHLDVVQHLTALDPTILKVQDEDGSTPLHEAAAKGHLVVVQHLSTLDPTIHKVQDKFGRTPLHYAAANGHHEVVQHLSTLDPTIHKVQDKLGRTPLHNAAANGHHEVVQHLTTLDPAILKVQDKHSQTPLHYAAENGHLVVVQHLTALDPTILKVQDKFGRTPLHYAAANGHHEVVQHLSTLDPTIHKVQDKLGRTPLHNAAANGHHEVVQHLTTLDPAILKVQDKHSHTPLHDAAVNGHLDVVQHLTTLDPTILKVQDEDGRTPLHKAAVHGELDVVQHLTTLDPTLLKVQHEYDRTPLHDAAWYGHLDVVQHLTTLDPTILKVQDEYSQTPLHLAAEDGHLDVVQHLTTLDPTIHKVQDKFGRTPLHNAAANGHHEVVQHLSTLDPTIHKVQDKLGRTPLHNAAANGHHEVVQHLTTLDPAILKVQDKYSHTPVHDAAVNGHLDVVQHLTTLDPSILNVKTRNGKTPLALAKMSNQHEVVHFLEQCSTKKKVTSKSLRFTR; this is encoded by the exons ACACGCTGCGAACAGTGTGCGGCACTCTATGGATCACTGGAGGAACATGTGGATGTGAGGGAGTTGCAACTAAGAGAACCTACCagagtgatgcaagaattggagAGAAGTTTTAAGGAGAGGGAGACTAATATGAGGATGTGGGAAGAGGTTCTGAAAGAGAGAGAGACGGTGATAGAACAACGGGAGAAAGCGTTGGAGAAGAAAGTGAAGGAGGTGGAAAAAGCTAGTAAGGGCAGAAACGAAATGGCGGTGGAGACATTATGTGAGATCAGAGAGAAGATTGTGGAGCTGCGAGAGCTGTCATGTGCGAAGAGAGAGGCCCTTTCTCGCCAAAGAGAGGTGGAGTGGCGGGACAGGGAGGAAGGTCCAAGGTGGCGGGAACTGCTCTCCCATTACGACCCAGGTCACGTGATCCTTGAGCACACTCTAAGTTGGGCCGCTGAAGAGGGTTATATCAATGTGGTGAACTTCATTCTTGcgagaaatccctgtgtggactggaagcGCACCGCATTGAACCATGCTGCTGATAGGGGGCAGCTGCATGTCGTGAAGGCTCTGGTACAAGAGGAGAAGAATCAGGGTCGGGAGGACTGTCTCTCCTTTGGAAGGTGCGATATCGACGTGAACATCGGCACCCACAGTCGAGGACTGCCTGCGCTGCTCCTGTCAGCCAAACAGGGCCACGTGGAGGTGGTTATGTACCTACTGGAGGAGGGAGGTATGGGCAGCGAACTTGTACCATCTGCTGAGTGGGGTCAGCTCGATATAGTGAAGTACCTGGTGGAGGAGGTAGGTATGAGTGTGGATGTACTAGGTCGCGCTCTTTTACCAGCTGCTCGGTGGGGTCACCTCAATACTGTGAAGAGCCTCACCAACCTAAACTACATTCGTTTGAATGTTAAGTCTAGAAATGGTGACACTGCCCTACACATGGCTGCTCGGTggggtcaccttgaggtagtgaagCATCTCACTGCACTAGACCATACTAGTCTCAATCTTATGAATAGTGATGGTCACACTCCACTACATCTGGCTATAAGAGCCGGCCACCTTCAAGTAGTGAAGCACCTCACCACTCTAGACCACAATAGCCTCAATGTTCAGACATATGCTGGCAACACCCCACTACACCTGGCTGTAATTAATGGTGACCTTGAGGTAGTGAAGTACCTCACAAATCTAGACCACAGTAGTCTCATAGCTAAGACCAGTGATGGTGAGACTCCACTCCATGTGGCTGCTTGGAAGGGTCACCTTCAAGTTGTGGAGCACCTCACCACTCTAGATCACACTAGTCTCAATGTCAAGGATATTGGTGGCTACACACCTCTACACTGGGCTGCACGCTACGGTCACCTTAAGATAGTGAAGCATCTCACCACGCTACACCAGACTAGTCTCAATCTTAAGGACAGTTACGGTCACACTCCGTTACATGTGGCTGCACAGCGCGGTCACCTTGAAGTAGTAAAGCATCTCCGAAATCTAGATCAGGCTAGTCTCAGTTTTAAGTCTCTTGGTGATTACACTCCACTACACTGGGCTGCACGAAATGGTCACCTTAAAGTAGTGAAGTACCTCACCACTCTAGGCAACAATCTTCTCAATACAAAGACAAGCCttggttacactccactacaccttGCTGTAATGGAAAGTCACCTGGAGATAGTAAAGTACCTCGTCACAGTAGACCCCACTCTTCTCAATGTTAAGACTACTGttggttacactccactacacctggctgtaAGGGGCAGTCACCTTGATGTAGTGAAGCACCTCACCACACTACACCCCACTATTCTCAATGTCACGACTACTGATGGGCGCACTCCATTACACTTTGCTGCATGGCGCGGTCACCTTGACGTAGTGCAGCACCTCATCACACTAGACCCCACTCTTCTCAAGGTTCAGGATAAGTTTGGTCGCACTCCACTACACGATGCTACAGCAAATGGTCACCTTAATGTAGTGCAGCGCCTCGCTACACTAGACCCCACTCTTCTCAAGGTTCAAGATGAGTGTTGTCgcactccactacacctggctgcaaTACGTGGTCATCTTGAGATCGTGAAGCCACTCGCCGCACTAGACCCCACTCTTCTCAAGGTTCAACATGAGTATGGTCGCACTCCACTACACGGGGCTGCAGAAAATGGTCACCTTGATGTAGTGCAGCACCTCACCGCACTAGACCCCACTATTCTCAATATCACGCTTAGTGATGGGTGCACTCCACTATACGGGGCTGCAAAAAATGGTCACCTTGATGTAGTGCAGCACCTCACCGCACTAGACCCCACTATTCTCAATATCACGCTTAGTGATGGGTGCACTCCAATACACGGGGCTGCAAAAAATGGTCACTTTGATGTAGTGCAGCACCTCACCGCACTAGACCCCACTATTCTCAAGGTTCAGGATAAGATTGGTCGCACTCCACTACACGATGCTGCAAAAAATGGTCACCTTGATGTAGTGCAGCACCTCACCGCACTGGACCCCACTATTCTCAAAGTTCAGAATAAGTTTGGTCAAACTCCACTACACTATGCTGCAGAAAATGGTCACCTTGATGTAGTGCAGCACCTCAgcacactagaccccactattcTCAAGGTTCAGGATAAGCATAGTCAAACTCCACTACACTATGCTGCAGAAAATGGTCACCTTGATGTAGTGCAGCACCTCACCGCACTAGACCCCACTATTCTCAAGGTTCAGGATAAGATTGGTCGCACTCCACTACACGATGCTGCAAAAAATGGTCACCTTGATGTAGTGCAGCACCTCACCGCACTGGACCCCACTATTCTCAAAGTTCAGAATAAGTTTGGTCGCACTCCACTACACGAGGCTGCAGAAAATGGTCACCTTGATGTAGTGCAGCACCTCACCGCACTAGACCCCACTATTCTCAAG GTTCAGGACGAGGATGGGAGCACTCCACTACACGAGGCTGCAGCAAAAGGTCACCTTGTGGTAGTGCAGCACCTCAgcacactagaccccactattcACAAGGTTCAGGATAAGTTTGGTCGCACTCCACTACACTATGCTGCAGCAAATGGTCACCATGAGGTAGTGCAGCACCTCAgcacactagaccccactattcACAAGGTTCAGGATAAGCTTGGTCGCACTCCACTACACAATGCTGCAGCAAATGGTCACCATGAGGTAGTGCagcacctcaccacactagaccccgcTATTCTCAAGGTTCAGGATAAGCATAGTCAAACTCCACTACACTATGCTGCAGAAAATGGTCACCTTGTGGTAGTGCAGCACCTCACCGCACTAGACCCCACTATTCTCAAGGTTCAGGATAAGTTTGGTCGCACTCCACTACACTATGCTGCAGCAAATGGTCACCATGAGGTAGTGCAGCACCTCAgcacactagaccccactattcACAAGGTTCAGGATAAGCTTGGTCGCACTCCACTACACAATGCTGCAGCAAATGGTCACCATGAGGTAGTGCagcacctcaccacactagaccccgcTATTCTCAAGGTTCAGGATAAGCATAGTCACACTCCACTACACGATGCTGCAGTAAATGGTCACCTTGATGTAGTGCAGCACCTCACAACACTAGACCCCACTATTCTCAAGGTTCAGGACGAGGATGGTCGCACTCCACTACACAAGGCTGCAGTACATGGTGAACTTGATGTAGTGCAGCACCTCACAACACTAGACCCCACTCTTCTCAAGGTTCAACATGAGTATGATCGCACTCCACTACACGATGCTGCATGGTACGGTCACCTTGATGTAGTGCagcacctcaccacactagaccccactattcTCAAGGTTCAGGATGAGTATAGTCAAACTCCACTACACTTGGCTGCAGAAGATGGTCACCTTGATGTAGTGCagcacctcaccacactagaccctaCTATTCACAAGGTTCAGGATAAGTTTGGTCGCACTCCACTACACAATGCTGCAGCAAATGGTCACCATGAGGTAGTGCAGCACCTCAgcacactagaccccactattcACAAGGTTCAGGATAAGCTTGGTCGCACTCCACTACACAATGCTGCAGCAAATGGTCACCATGAGGTAGTGCagcacctcaccacactagaccccgcTATTCTCAAGGTTCAGGATAAGTATAGTCACACTCCAGTACACGATGCTGCAGTAAATGGTCACCTTGATGTAGTGCAGCACCTCACAACACTAGACCCCAGTattctcaatgttaagactagaaATGGTAAAACTCCTCTTGCCCTAGCTAAAATGTCGAATCAACACGAGGTGGTGcacttcctagagcagtgctcgaCAAAGAAGAAAGTTACTTCGAAATCACTAAGGTTCACACGATAA